The sequence below is a genomic window from Lolium perenne isolate Kyuss_39 chromosome 7, Kyuss_2.0, whole genome shotgun sequence.
AGCTATGATGGTCGATACAGATTGCCACGCAAGCTGTTGCTGTGGCTGAAGAGAAGACCATGTGGAAGCAAATAGTGCAGGGGGCTGAGTGGTCTGAAGCTATCTTAGCATCAGATTAAACTATCTTGCTGGCAGTCTGTTCTCCAGATCCTTAACCACATGCTAATCTGATATGGTGTTAAACAGCTACTGTTGATGTAAATACAGATTGTAGAGCAAAAGCTGTCTTAGCAGATTAACTTGCTAGCATTCTGTATTGTTAAACTATGAGTATATGATTAGTGTTAGCTTTGGAGGCCAGCAGGGTTGAAGTGCGTTGGGGTTCTTGGTTAAAATGGCATAGGAACTGCATAAATAAAGATGCAAAATCAATTTCAGTTGACGATATGAACTCGGTTGTGCAGCACAAGCGTTGACCACTGACCAACGATAGATAGATAGTTTTTCTTCTTGCAGACATAAGCAACCACTGAGGATGTTCACAAAGCAGACCTCGACTCTAAGACACTAATTCCGACATTAAAAAGTAGCGTTGAAATACGGAAACAACGAGCAACGCGGCAGGTTGTAGATTTACTCAAAGGCCCACTGGTACTCCCTGCggatctcctcttcctcctcagcgGTGAAGTCGTTCTTGATGTTGAAGGTCCTGCGGATCtcctccggagtcttgcccttgaTCATGTCGGCGATGGTCTGGCAGGTGAGGTGCAGAAGCTCCTTGATGTCGAGGTAGTTGGCGGCGAGGCTGAGGTCGAAGAGGGTGGCGTGGTCGACCTTAATGAACTCGGCGTCCCAGTTCTTGAGGTCCTCCGCGGGGGACAGGGCAGAAGCGCCGTCTGCTGCACCATCGGCCACGGGCTTGGCCGCCTGGGCGTGCTTGTTGCAGTACTCAATTACCTTGGAGAGGATCTTGGAGTTGACGTTGGGGAGCAGGATCCCGTTGTCGGCGCACTTGTCCTCGATCATGTGGCGGATCGTCTGCGACTCCATCACCACCGCCTCCTCCACCTTGAACTCCTCCCCGTCAGAGGACTTGAGCATGATCATCTTCTTCAGATCCTCGGCCGCCATGGGAGGGTGAGGTTGGGGATCTGGGGTGGATTTGGGGGGATTTGGGAGGAGAGGAAACCCTAGCGAACGAGAAGGGGGCGGCTGCAGAAGAGAGAGGAGTCTGGGGGCAATGACCCGGTGTCACCGAACGCTTAAGTAGAAAGTTTTTGCCCTCTGAAAAAAAACACCAGCAATCAGCCGCTGATATTTTATTTCTCGTCGGGACTACTCTAGCATCATAGGATAGGTTCTATATGAACTCTAAATTGTACGATGTCCCACCAAAACAGGTACTTCTAAATCTGTTGTTTCCTAATTACTCGTGTATATCTACTACAAAAAAAGTAAGCAATAGAAGATGATAGGGAATACGAAACTGCTTCATGTGACACAGTGCGTCCAACTAACATACCAAGATAGCTCCTCATAACAGATTCATTCAGACTGGAACTAGCGAATCAGCAGGAAATCTTCAGGCCTAGCAGTGAATAAACAACAACTGCTACCCACAAGAGCAGTACAGATGATTTGCATCCATCTACAAGAATTCCCACAGCAAACTATCTTCTAAAGTCCGCAGGGAATACTAGTAGCACCATGCTGATCAAGGATATCTACAAGTTGAGCATGGAAGGTATTAAATGAAATCGCTAAGTGCAGCCTTCCAAAACATCTACAATAGGCAACCCAAATTTGGAACAGAAAAGATGGAACACATTTGGACGGGTGATATCAACCATTACCTATTGAAATTGTTGTCGGTTCGCATCTATTTTTATCGAGCTAACATCACTATTAAATCAGCTTCACTGCAGCGAGATGAAGCTGGTCCAGCATTACACATTACTCCGCAATAATATACACCTGGCGTAAATCTATGCTACACAAACCCCAGGAACCCACACACAAAAATATGTGAAtgcaaaagaagaaaaaaggtAAGCTGTGAAGAGGCATGTGTGTAAAACCATTGAGGTTATTCTGGCGAGCTATGATGTCAATACAGATTGACACAAGCTGTTGAGGTGGCTGAAGAGAAGACCATGTCGAGGCAAGTTCTGCAGGGGCGGAGTGGTCTGAAGCTATCTTAGCAGCAGATAAACTATCTTGCTAGCAGTCTGTTCTCCAGATCCTTACTGTCTAACAGAAGCTGTCTTAGCAGATTAACTATCTTGCTAGCAGTCTGTTCTGTTAGACAGTGAGTATCCATCATTTGGCTGTGGAAGTGATAGAAAAAAGTTAAAGTGTGATGCATCTTGCCCTTCTCCATCTCAGCCTCGGGCCACTGCTTGATCAAGTGAGTTTAAGTAGCTTACTAGAAAACGTCTAGAGCCCTCAATTGAGGGGCAAGGTTTATCATGCGTGAGTTCATTATTTCCATGCCATATTCTCCACAATACCATCAGTGTTCTAGCGCTGGTTCATGGAGCAAACTGTCTTTGTAGAATCCACAGGGAATACTGGTAGCACCGCTGATGAAGGATGTCTACAACTTGAGTATGCAATGTATTAAATGAAACCACCATGTGCAGCCTTCCAAAAGCATCTAGAATAGGCAAACCCAAATTTGGAACAGAAAAGATGGAACACATTTTGGCAGGTGATTAAGATATCGCCAATCACCGATCAAAATTGCTGTCAGTTTACATCTCTTTCGATCCAACTAACATTACTAGTAAATCGGCTTCACTGCGGCGAGGTGTAGATGGTCCAGCCTCATGACACGTCACTCCACAATAATATACACCGGGCGCAAACCTTGCCCTCCCTACGAAAGCCCAGGGCATTTGTATGCCACACAGAACCCACACACAAAAATATGTGAATGGAAAACAAGAAAAAAGGTAAGCTGTGAAGAGACATGTGTGTAAAACCATTAGGGTTATTCTGGCAAGCTATGAATACAGATTGCCACGCAAACTGTTGCTGTGGCTGAAGAGAAGACCATGTGGAAGCAAATAGTGCAGGGGGCAGAGTGGTCTGAAGCTATCTTAGCATCAGATTAAACTATCTTGCTAGCAGTCTGTTCTCCAGATCCTTAACCAGATGCTAATCTGATATGGTGTTAAACAGCTACTGTTGATGTAAATACAGATTGTAAAGCAAAAGCTGTCTTAGCAGATTAACTTGCTAGCATTCTGTATTGTTAAACTATGAGTGTATGATTAGTGTTAGCTTTGGAGGCCAGCAGGGTTGAAGTGCGTTGGGGTTCTTGGTTAAAATGGCACAGGAACTGCATAAATAAAGTTGCAAAATCAATTTCAGTTGACGATATGAACTCGGTTGTGCAGCACAAGCGTTGACCACTGACCAACGATAGATAGATAGTTTTTCTTCTTGCAGACATAAGCAACCACTAAGGATGTTCACAAAGCAGACCTCGACTCTAAGACACTAATTCCGACATTAAAAAGTAGCGTTGAAATACGGAAACAACGAGCAACGCGGCAGGTTGTAGATTTACTCAAAGGCCCACTGGTACTCCCTGCggatctcctcttcctcctcagcgGTGAAGTCGTTCTTGATGTTGAAGGTCCTGCGGATCtcctccggagtcttgcccttcaTCATGTCGGCGGTGGTCTGGCAGGTGAGGTGCAGAAGCTCCTTGATGTTGAGGTAGTTGGCGGCGAGGCTGAGGTCGAAGAGGGTGGCGTGGTCGACCTTAATGAACTCGGCGTCCCAGTTCTTGAGGTCCTCCGCGGGGGACAGGGCAGAAGCGCCGTCTGCTGCACCATCGGCCACGGGCTTGGCCGCCTGAGCATGCTTGTTGCAGTACTCAATTACCTTGGAGAGGATCTTGGAGTTGACGTTGGGGAGCGGGATCCCGTTGTCGGCGCACTTGTCCTCGATCATGTGGCGGATCGTCTGCGACTCCATCACCACCGCCTCCTCCACCTTGAACTCCTCCCCGTCAGAGGACTTGAGCATGATCATCTTCTTCAGATCCTCGGCCGCCATGGGAGGGTGAGGTTGGGGATCTGGGGTGGATTTGGGGGGATTTGGGAGGAGAGGAAACCCTAGCGAACGAGAAGGGGGCGGCTGCAGAAGAGAGGAGTCTGGGGGCAATGACCCGGTGTCACCAAACGCTTAAGTAGAAAGTTTTTGCCCTCAGAAAAAAAACACCAGCAATCAGCCGCCGATATTTTGTTTCCCGTCGGgactaccctagcatcatagcatAGGTTCTATATGAACTCTAAATTGTACGATGTCCCACCAAAACAGGTACTTCTAAATCTGTTGTTTCCTAATTACTTGCGTATATCTACTACAAAAAAAGTAAGCAATAGAAGATGATAGGGAATACGAAACTGCTTCATGTGACACAAGCAAGGCCCAACTAACATACCAAGATAGCTCCTCATAACAGATTCATTCAGACTGGAACTAGCGAATCAGCAGGAAATCTTCAGGCCTAGCAGTGAATAAACAGCAACTGCTACCCACAAGAGCAGTACAGATGATTTGCATCCATCTACAAGAATTCCCAGAGCAACCTATCTTCTAAAGTCCGCAGGGAATACTAGTAGCACCATGCTGATCAAGGATATCTACAAGTTGAGTATGGAAGGTATTAAATGAAATCGCTAAGTGCAGCCTTCCAAAACATCTACAATAGGCAACCCAAATTTGGAACAGAAAAGATGGAACGGGTGATATCAACCATCACCTATTGAAATTGTTGTCAGTTCGCATCTATTTTTATCCAGCTAACATCACTATTAAATCAGCTTCACTGCAGCGACATGAAGCTGGTCCAGCATTACACATTACTCCGCAATAATATACACCTGGCGTAAATCTATGCTACACAAACCCCAGGAACCCACACACAAAAATATGTGAATGCAAAACAAGAAAAAAGGTAAGCTGTGAAGAGGCATGTGTGTAAAACCATTGAGGTTATTCTGGCGAGCTATGATGTCAATACAGATTGACACAAGCTGTTGAGGTGGCTGAAGAGAAGACCATGTCGAGGCAAGTTCTGCAGGGGCGGAGTGGTCTGAAGCTATCTTAGCAGCAAATAAACTATCTTGCTAGCAGTCTGTTCTCCAGATCCTTACTGGCTAACAGAAGCTGTCTTAGCAGATTAACTATCTTGCTAGCAGTCTGTTCTGTTAGACAGTGAGTATCCATCATTTGGCTGTGGAAGTGATAGAAAAAAGTTAAAGTGTGATGCATCTTGCCCTTCTCCATCTCAGCCTCGGGCCATTGCTTGATCAAGTGAGTTTAAGTAGCTTACTAGAAAACGTCTAGAGCCCTCTATTGAGGGGCAAGGTTTATCATGGGTGAGTTCATTATTTCCATGCCATATTCTCCACAATACCATCAGTGTTCTAGCGCTGGTTCAGTGGTATTTCATGTAGCAGGCCACTCCTTCCCTGTATTCTTAAGCAGAGAATCAGCTGGGAGATCCCATACTTCTTTCATTGCTAACCAGAGGCTGCGTGCATGCAGGCACCGTGTGAAGGTGTCGAAGGTGTCCTCATCCTCTGAACCGCATAAGCTTGATGTAGCCATGCCCCTGCGATGCATGTTTACCTGTGTTGCTACAGCATTGCAGGAAACCTTCCACGCCAGAAGCTTTGACCTTTGGAGGTACAGGACAATCCCAGATAAGCTTCCACGCCGGTCTTTCGCCATCCGGCATGCAACTCGTTGCACCACGGTCTGGATCCTGCATGAGACAGTTCAGGCCAAGGCGATAAGCGCTCTTTACAGTGAAATTACCTCGTTTTTCTGGAAACCAAGCAACGAAGTCGTCGTCATTGTGTTGTGAGGGTTGGATCTTTAGAATTTCTGTTATGTTTTCCTCTGTAAAGTACTACTCTAAACGTTGTAGGTTCCAGGCACCCTCTGGTAGCAGAAAATCTGCAACCCAGCGGTACCTACATCGTCCTTGGCTTGATCGCGGGAGGTGGTTCGATTCCCTGGGTATCCGGGGATCCCGCCATGCACATATCTTCGACCCATGAATTTGCAATGGTAAATAAATAAACACCAGCGTTAGATTTGTTAACATTCAATTGGAAAGGATCGATGCTATCAAAATCTTCCACATTTTAGTGCTCACACTACTGTGGTGTGAATGCTATTGGCAGGACCTGTCATCAATCACAAGCATCATCCTTAATGTGGACCATTGTGTGTACACCAAATTTGACGTCTCTACCATGGATACTGGCTGGAACTGTCTTGCTCGCCTACTGCAGTTGCTCCCTGGACCCTAACTTGAAGTCTTCAAGTGTGGAAGACTAATCTACTCTGTTTGGTCTAGATCTAAATCTGGAGGTCTTTAAAGGTGGGTCTGGTGTTGGGTACTGGAAGGTCTTCCATGTTTCCCATCAATTTGCCTTTGCCCTATTCCCCTGGGAGAAGGCACTGGTGTTGGGTATCTATGCCCGATTTCGCAGGTGCCCATTTGGCCTAGCCCTTGAGTTCTAGTCAGTGAACGATTGAACCATGAATTGCAGTCTTTTCTCCTACCTAAATGTTCCTAGGAACAACCACATTTACACGAGTGATGCTAGCGTCAATGTATTATCAGGGAACTTTTAATTTAGACTTCATAGTTAAATAGTGGTCTCGGCTGACTATTGAAGCTCTCTGCTATGGTAAATCTGTATACGCATAACCGCACAACATAGTTGAAATAATTTTCCCCATGTACATTTTGACTGTCGGTGAGGTTGCTTTCATTATCGTCAATCTGAGAATGTATCTATTCTTCATCTTTCGAAAAATTTAAAAAGATCTTTGGAAAAAGGTTTGTGTACCAAGAACCCCATAAATAAATTTGAAAAATCTGAGAATGGTTACAACTAATTATGTTGTGCTTACTTCAACAGGTCAAGAGATCCCCAGCGATGCAGGTCAATAATGTGAGGACTGAGGATGGCGAGATGAGGAAAAAGACGGGTGAGATGACGGTGAGCCTTGGCCACTGCCCCGATTCACCGCCGCTGCCGCTACTGCTGGAAGTCGACCACCTGCTGGAGgagatcctcctccgcctccacccACTGCCGTCATCCCTCCCGCGCGCCTCCCTCGTCTCCCATCGCTGGCGCCGTCTTGTCTCCGATCCCGGATTCTTCCGCCGCTTCCGCCTCCACCACCGCCGGAATCCTCCACACCTAGGCTTCTTCGATGTGGATTCCCACGACCTCCACTTCGTACCAGCCCTGGATGCCCCTGATCGTGTCCCGCCTGGGCGATTCTCCTTGCAGTTCAACGAAGGTGACAAGTTCCATCTCCTCGGATCTCGCCATGGCCTCGTACTCGTCCTCCAACCACCACGGAAGCAGCTCTTGGTGTGGGATCCAATCACTGCTGACCAACACCACATTAACCTTCCCCCAGGGTTTGCAGGACCTGTGTTCGCGATCCATGGAGCTGTACTTCGCGATGCCGTAGATGCTCAACACTTCCAGGTGGTCTTGGTAGATGTAGAAGCCGAAGACCCTCATCATAGCCGAGTGCTCGCCTGTGTTTATTCATCGGAGACCGGCGTATGGggtgatctcatctcggcaccgctTCCGCCCATGGTTCCTTCGAGTAACCGTGTCGTCTTTGTTTATCCAACCAAGCCGGCTGTGTTGGTTGAGAATTCCCTTTACTGGATCCTTGATGGGGATTTGGTTGGTATTCTTGAGTTTGATTTAGAGAGGAAGAGCATAGCTGTGATACAGCCGCCAGTAGATGTGCTTACCAAAAGTAAATATCAATATACAGTTATGTGGACTGAGGGTGGTGGGCTTGGTTTCCTCTTTGTGTCAAGATCACAATACAACGCACAATTATGGAAAAGGAAGACCAATCTCGATGGTGTTGCGTCCTGGGTGCTGGAAAGAACTATTGAACTGGAGAAACTACTTTCCCTGAATTCTGGGGCAAGAGTGAACCTGTGCGTAAGAGGGTTTGCTGAGGACAATAATGTGCTCTTCCTGGGGACACCTATTGGCGTATTCATGATCCATATTGAGTCACTGCAGTTCAAGAAACTTCCGGACCACACGTTGGTTTCTTGCAATCATTCATTTGAAAGTGTCTATGCAGCAGGTAATAATTCACCTTCAACCCATTACACATGTCAAATTAAAATAAATTAACATGGCTCTAAACCACGAGTATAACAAGCAAAGTTATTTCTTCACCAATTTGTCTGGTCCAAGTTATATGCATGTATGCTTTGTGTGCAGTGTAATATTTTCTGTTTTGGCTACCTTGAATGTTTAATACTATTGAACACATGATCCAGATGACATGATAGATTCATCTTTAAAAAGTTGTGATCACTAGTAATAGTTTGTAATGTTTATGCATATATTATCATCAATGCTTGATGTTGTGCAGTGTAAAAAAAACAGtgacagtttttatttgatcaatGGAAGTACCAATTGATAAGATGATGCACGATCCCTTTCTTGAGGTTTGTACCTCATGAGTTATATTGGGGTGGCTGAGATGTAGAGTTTCTGGGTGTAGTTTCTTCTTCCATTTGTATGCGGGACGCTAAGGTTGACCCTCTATGTAGCATGCAAATTACCTATTGTTGTTCTCTCTGAAATGTTtgctttgtctaattatgctgATACTACGATTAGAATTTTGTGCTTTTGGCACAAGTTCCACGTTCTCAAAGCTCATGTTTACTGTTTGTGCCTTACAAAAATTTGTGAGAGTAAGTCCAATGGCTTTTACTGAATGAATGGTACCGTTCAAATTTTTTTAGCTGATGGTATTGTTGCTTTGCTCCGCAGGTACCTGAGTTGCATTGGGGTGGCTAAGACGCAGAGAGAGTTTTTGGGTGTAGTTTCTTCCATTCATATGCTGGACCCGTAGGTTGACCTCAATGTAGCATGCGCCGGTGAGCTATGAAGTGTAGCTGTGGGAATTATTAAACCTTAAATTTGCTAACTTCCTATTGTTATCCGATTTCCGTATACATTCCCATCTGTCATGAAGGTTGAATGCACCTGCCTTGGTCTAACGATTCAACCAGGTTCCTATATGGCTTTCTCTGTTCTGCCCATGAATATGAATATATAGCTCTTCCTTGAACTTTTCCGTATTCTTCTCCTTCCTTCAACAGTTGGAAACATTCTGGCTGACTGTATATTGAATCTGCCATGGTATCAAGTAAGCCATTATCTGTCACACATTCGTGCTTCAGTGGTGAGGCTGCAtttataaaaaaaaaatttgtatTGGATGATTTACGACCGCGTTAAGCTATTTCGTCATACATTTGTAAATCGGTGATATGCTTTTGTGGagctgcttgatgcgtgcagagcAAGCTCGCAAATAAGTGGGTGTCAGGAAACAAAATGTAGCCACCACGCCAGCCAGCATAGTGGTAGGGATGATGAACATTGCAACTGGCTGTGGGTTCACGTTGGTTGGGACTTGGGAGATGAACACTACAACCCTCGGTTACTGTCGGTTGAAGCTCAACTTCTTGGCAACTCCGTCACATAAGAGCTATTGGTGTTTGGGAGCAGAGAAATATTCGGAAATATGTCAATCGATATTAGTACTTGAGAGTTCGGTCGCTCTCACTGGATAGTCTGAAAAATAATGGTTCTGCACGCGAGTGATAAAAAGAAATTAGCAGCTGTAAGTGAACAGTGTCACAGCATGCTAAGAGCATCCTCCCAAAGGTTTTTGGAGCACGCCGGACATATTTTCGTCCCCAGTCGCGCGCCCCGAAGCCTCCTTCCGCCCAGCGCGGCCTAATACGATGTCCGGCGCTCCGAGGTCGTCCCCACTCCACAGGGGACGCTCTTGGCGTGTCGGATAGAGCGAGGCGGATGCCCACCTGTCAGCGACCAAAACCAGAACGGTTCGTTCGCGCCTCCCACTCCTCTTCTGCCGCTCGATTTGCCGGCCGTCTTGGCGGCCAATCTCTCCTGAGTCGGGAACTGTCGTGACGGCTAGCTCCCTCGCCGTCCTTTTCGCCGCCACTGCTTCGGCAACGCTAGAACGTGCCGGCAAATCCGCCCCTCCTCCACACACAGAAGTTGTTCGGCGCCTTGTCTGGTAGGCGCAACAACAGGTCGCTGTTTGTTGCCTCCTCTGCTGCAGCAGATGAATTTTAGCCATTTATTTTGCTTATATATGGatagcgacgacgagatgatCGTCCAGTTGATGGAGTAAGAGCAAGCCTTCGACAACGACATTCGGGAGCATTTGTGGATCATCGCGTACCTCCAATACATACTTGAcgccgaggcggagaagaggaagaggctgcACCGCGGAGGTTCAAAGGCGGGgagaaagaagtcgaagccccgacagaggatggagcagcataccatgctgcacaacgattaCTTCGCAGATGAAGCACCACATGCCGACAATTTGCGGCGTcggtataggatgagcaagggttTGTTTATGAATATCGTCCAcgacgttcgagagttcgacccctacttcaagctgaaGCACGACATTGTTGGcattgtcgggttctcgtcgattcagaagtgcaccgccgccatgatcaaggatgcttgcatacggagcacctgttgacatacaggacgactaccttcgcatgagtgagtctactgtcattgagtgcatgtacgagTTTTGACGAGCTGTGGTCGAAAGTTTggtaaatactacttgagagggccaactgaagaatagactgcaaggatcatggcctaAAATGCAGCGAGAGGATTCCCTCGGATACTTGAAAGCATCAGTTGTATGTACTAATCATGGAAGAACTGCCTGTTtgattggcaaggtatatacaaaggacaTTATTGATATTGCAGTTTGGtgtttgaagctgtggcagattatgacctatAGATTTGGAATTCTTTGTTTTCAGGGTACCTCCATCGACAGATGGCCGACGCTGCATGCGGCCCAGCGCGCACCCGTTGCCGGATGGAGACCCATGGGCCATGGCATGCACGTATTTGCAGGCCGCCGGAGCGAGACGATGTTCTGTTGCTCTGGCCAAGGCGGCGGCGGGTCGTCGTCCGTCAGTCGTCACCGTCGCCCCGCTCCGCCTCTGCTGGATCAACCCAACCTCGCCATGGTGCATCCCTCCGGCGGAGATCAACGGGAGGCGCGCCGGAATAAGCACCTGCGCAGTCCACTCCCCCGCCCGCGAAAGATCAAGCCCGACCCCATGCTCGATCATGCCGACTTCGTTTGCTGCCGTTaggccatctccaacggggcgacccatcccgcaccCGTGCGTCCGGATGGGTCAAAACGGACAAAAACctggcccagcgcgcggacccatccctaaaacggatggtcgCAGCGTCCGGAACAACCCAAACCCCACCCAAATCTGGGCCtcatttgcgtggccgcggacaccGGGGGCTGGCCGCTCGCATCCTCCCCTTGTCCTCCCCTGGCTTGCATGTCTACCTCCCAAAACACAGCcccctcgcacacatctcccCCCTCCCGCTCCGCCGCCACCCCAGGACCGGCGATTTGCGACCGCTGTTGACGCCGGCCACCGACATCGAGACGCCGACAAGCGGTGCGGAAGACGAGGACGTGGCCCCGCGCTTTCGCGCTGTGCTTTCACGGCCTCATAGCAATGTCGGGGGACGCCATCGTAGGCGCTGTTGTCCTCTCGCCGTCGCGAGACCTTCCGCAGTCAGCAGCTTCGCCGTTGCCGCTAGAGGTGAGCTTTCGTGCACCGAGCTTCCAGGCCGCAAGTCCGCTGGGATGGCCATTGCCTTCAGGTCCCTACGTCCGTATTGGATTGCCTCCGCctgcgaggtgttcgatgaaTTGGGCGAACTAAAATTTGTCCTATTTCATGTGTAGATCATGGCGGGCAGCGACGATGAGTtcttcttcaagaacttcattGACACGTCCTCAGACGAGGAGTCCGACATCGACTTTCTCATGGAGGCTGCGTTGATCATCCACGAGCACAATGTCGCGCAGATCCCCGTGTTCCGGGGGTCCTTGCCGGGGCGCGCGGTggccttggaccgcaaaagagaacgcggccacgacATGCTCTTCAACGACTACTTCTACGCAAGGTATTGTTCACACCAGTCTTGTTTCGCCGTTGTTTTCGGATGTCTAGACCGTTGTTCAcccggataatggatggcgtcaagGTCTACGACAACTACTTCGTCGCCAAAGTGGATGCAGTTGGCAAGGTAGGCCACTCTTTGTATCAGAAATGCAcggcagcgattaggatgctCGCATATGGTGTTGCCGGTGATTTTGTAGATGAGTACATCCGCATGAGCGAGTCGAGCTGCTTGGAAGCGATGTACAGGTTCTGCAGTGATCGGTGTGTTCGGAGAACAATATCTGCGACAACCTAATGCAGAGGACACATCCCGTCTGTTGTCAATCAACGCTTCCaggggtttcctgggatgcttggcagcatagactgcatgcactgggagtggaagaactacCCCTTTAGTTGGCAGGGGGCGTACATCGgccattctgaggggtgcacaatgattcttgaagctgttgcttcacatgacgcatggatttggcactcattcttcgaAATGGCCGGCTCACACAATGACATTAATGTGCttcagcgctctccggtgtttgataggctagcgcACGGTCAGCCCCTGATGTGGATTTCAGATCAATGTCCACCACTACAACAAGGGGTAGTACctgctgatggtatctatccaccttgggctacactcgtgaaAACAATCCATCGTCCCAACTCAGAGTAGG
It includes:
- the LOC127319185 gene encoding SKP1-like protein 1, which codes for MAAEDLKKMIMLKSSDGEEFKVEEAVVMESQTIRHMIEDKCADNGILLPNVNSKILSKVIEYCNKHAQAAKPVADGAADGASALSPAEDLKNWDAEFIKVDHATLFDLSLAANYLDIKELLHLTCQTIADMIKGKTPEEIRRTFNIKNDFTAEEEEEIRREYQWAFE
- the LOC127319186 gene encoding SKP1-like protein 1 → MAAEDLKKMIMLKSSDGEEFKVEEAVVMESQTIRHMIEDKCADNGIPLPNVNSKILSKVIEYCNKHAQAAKPVADGAADGASALSPAEDLKNWDAEFIKVDHATLFDLSLAANYLNIKELLHLTCQTTADMMKGKTPEEIRRTFNIKNDFTAEEEEEIRREYQWAFE
- the LOC139829703 gene encoding F-box protein At5g03970-like isoform X2 encodes the protein MQVNNVRTEDGEMRKKTGEMTVSLGHCPDSPPLPLLLEVDHLLEEILLRLHPLPSSLPRASLVSHRWRRLVSDPGFFRRFRLHHRRNPPHLGFFDVDSHDLHFVPALDAPDRVPPGRFSLQFNEGDKFHLLGSRHGLVLVLQPPRKQLLVWDPITADQHHINLPPGFAGPVFAIHGAVLRDAVDAQHFQVVLVDVEAEDPHHSRVLACVYSSETGVWGDLISAPLPPMVPSSNRVVFVYPTKPAVLVENSLYWILDGDLVGILEFDLERKSIAVIQPPVDVLTKSKYQYTVMWTEGGGLGFLFVSRSQYNAQLWKRKTNLDGVASWVLERTIELEKLLSLNSGARVNLCVRGFAEDNNVLFLGTPIGVFMIHIESLQFKKLPDHTLVSCNHSFESVYAAGT
- the LOC139829703 gene encoding F-box protein At5g03970-like isoform X1, whose protein sequence is MLCLLQQVKRSPAMQVNNVRTEDGEMRKKTGEMTVSLGHCPDSPPLPLLLEVDHLLEEILLRLHPLPSSLPRASLVSHRWRRLVSDPGFFRRFRLHHRRNPPHLGFFDVDSHDLHFVPALDAPDRVPPGRFSLQFNEGDKFHLLGSRHGLVLVLQPPRKQLLVWDPITADQHHINLPPGFAGPVFAIHGAVLRDAVDAQHFQVVLVDVEAEDPHHSRVLACVYSSETGVWGDLISAPLPPMVPSSNRVVFVYPTKPAVLVENSLYWILDGDLVGILEFDLERKSIAVIQPPVDVLTKSKYQYTVMWTEGGGLGFLFVSRSQYNAQLWKRKTNLDGVASWVLERTIELEKLLSLNSGARVNLCVRGFAEDNNVLFLGTPIGVFMIHIESLQFKKLPDHTLVSCNHSFESVYAAGT